The following proteins are co-located in the Oryzias melastigma strain HK-1 linkage group LG8, ASM292280v2, whole genome shotgun sequence genome:
- the lpar2a gene encoding lysophosphatidic acid receptor 2a: protein MLEPKINVMAAESSESNRCYHNESITFFYAKVNKTINETWTPRDITVIALGLTVCVIVLLANLLVMVAIFKNQRFHFPIYYLLGNMAAADLFAGIAYANLMLNTGPWTAELSKKQWYIRGALIDISLTASVANLLAVAVERHQTILTMQLHSNMTRRRVLLLIVCIWAAAILMGLVPSLFWNCECDIINCSSVAPLYHRRFLIFWAVLNLLTFLIMVVIYTHIFIHVKRHWGYISQHSSEMRHNQTVVNLMKTISMVLGAFVICWTPGLMVLLVDGVMGRRSEANRIEKYCLAIAECNSLVNPIIYSLRDDEMRRTFKSILCCLCRGGADQREENSPIDIKASLQEFPLNWDQKFQQDQAL from the exons ATGCTGGAACCTAAAATAAACG TAATGGCTGCTGAGAGCAGTGAGTCAAATAGATGCTACCACAATGAGAGTATTACCTTCTTTTATGCTAAAGTGAACAAGACCATCAATGAAACCTGGACACCGCGGGACATTACCGTCATTGCTCTGGGGTTGACCGTATGCGTCATTGTACTCCTGGCCAACCTGCTGGTGATGGTGGCCATCTTCAAGAACCAGCGATTCCACTTCCCCATCTACTACCTCCTCGGGAACATGGCAGCGGCGGACCTTTTCGCCGGCATCGCTTATGCCAACCTGATGTTGAACACGGGTCCCTGGACCGCAGAGCTCTCCAAGAAGCAGTGGTACATCCGTGGAGCTCTGATTGACATCAGCCTGACTGCCTCTGTAGCCAATCTTCTAGCGGTGGCTGTGGAGCGCCACCAGACCATCCTCACGATGCAGCTGCACAGCAACATGACCAGGCGGCGTGTGCTGCTGCTCATAGTCTGCATCTGGGCGGCGGCGATCCTCATGGGTCTGGTGCCCTCTCTGTTTTGGAACtgcgagtgtgacatcatcaactGCTCGTCCGTTGCTCCTCTCTACCATCGGCGGTTCCTCATCTTCTGGGCGGTTCTCAATCTGCTCACTTTCCTCATCATGGTGGTCATATACACTCATATCTTCATTCATGTGAAACGCCATTGGGGCtacatttcccagcattcctctgAGATGCGACACAACCAGACTGTGGTCAACCTGATGAAAACCATATCCATGGTTCTAG GCGCCTTTGTGATCTGCTGGACTCCTGGGCTCATGGTTCTGCTGGTGGACGGCGTGATGGGCAGGAGGAGCGAGGCCAACCGCATTGAGAAGTACTGCTTGGCAATAGCAGAGTGCAACTCCTTGGTCAATCCCATCATTTATTCGCTGCGGGACGACGAGATGCGGAGGACCTTCAAgtccatcctgtgctgtctgtgTCGGGGAGGCGCGGATCAGAGGGAGGAGAACTCCCCCATTGACATCAAGGCTTCACTGCAGGAG